CCTCCTGTGAACCCTGCTGGCTGGGTGCTGCCCACGTGCCCAGCACGGGAGGGGACACTGGTTTTGGGGCACCCCAAACCAGAGCTGCAGGAGAGCTGTGGGGCCTCGAGGAGAGACTGCCGGCCCCTCCAGCCCCATCGGAAGAGTGGGCTCACGTCCCCCAGGGCTGCTCCCCAGCCAGTGCCCCACCTCCGCACAGGGTCAGCCACCCACGCCAGCTGCACCTCTCCCTCAGGGCCGTCAGAGGGAGGCCAGGGTTAGAGCACTCCGagcacccactcctctgcccTCGACCACACCCTATGTCGGTTCCCTCCGCACAGCCAGAGGGAGTCCTTGGCCCCACACCTGGTCTCGGGGCCCCACCTGCTCCCGCAGCACAGCAGCCAGCACTGCTGGCCTCGCCCTGCTTCCTCCCGCCAGCCGAGCCATCTTGGTCCATTCCCGCCCCGCAGCTCAGCgcggccttggcccagtgccCAGCTGGGAGACCTCGGAGCGCGACAAGCTCCTTTCCGGGAAGGCTGGACAAGCGcgagaatgggaggtggggggaggctcCCGGCCGAGCTGCCCACCCTCACCTTGCCCTCCACCAGCGAGAGGAGGACCTGCTCCATGACAGGCGAGCTGGCCGGCACCGAGGCCTGGATGTGGCCCACCACCACGCCAATGGCCACACGGCACAGCTCGTGGCTCAGGCCGGTGTTCCTGCGCACGAGCTCCATCAGCTCGGCCCCGATGGTCTTGGGCACAGCCGTCTCAGGGCCCGTCTTCTCCTCTGGCGTCTCCAGGCTCGGCACACCCAGGGCTTCCGGCCCATCGGGGGCCGGGGCTGCACCGGCTGCGGGGGGCTCGGCCGGGGACTCGGGGGCTGATGCCTtggagggagggggctgggcctgggaCGCGGCAGTGTGGGCGCCTCGGCGGGGCACGGGTGGGGGCGTAGGGGAGACGCGGGGGCCGGGCTCGGAGGGGCTAGAGCCCGTGTAGAGTGTGTCCAGGGAGGTGCTGCTGACCGAGGAGCCGCTGGACACCGAACTGCCCCCGGAGGGCGTGGTGCTGCGCTCGCCTGCGGACAGAGGGTGGGCTCTGCGCCAGGGCAGCACACGGGGGCCTGACCTCGCCAAGCCCGGAGCCCTGGCCCCCAGTGCAGGACCCGGTCCTTGCAGGCCTTGACCCTCCCACATGGGGGCCCCGTCCTCCCCCCAAGCCTAGATCCCCCATCTCCCCTGCACTGGGGGAGCAACCACTCCATACAGGCTCCTCACGTGCCCCCTGCCCGCCACGCCTTCCCCAGCTTCTCACCACTCCCCGAGGCCACCAGGGCCTCGCGGTCTCGGCGCTTCACTGGGGGGGGCGGTGTGGTAGGGGCCGCTCGGCGAGGCTGGGGTGGGATCTGGGAGGACAGAGGAGAGCCTGGGGTGGCAGCCTGGCAGGGCGATGGCTCTGGACTGCATCAATCGTCCGAGCGGACCCCTCGAGCCTCTGGACGAGGCCtcaagccccccccccccttcctcgGGATGTCCTCACACGTACCTGGTAGAGGCCCCCGTCTGCCCCAAGGTGCTCGgcactgggcaggctgtgctgccGCTCGAAGCCGGCTCGGTGCACCCCGTTGGGCCGCCTGGCAGCAGCAGCCGCGTCCAGGTAGTGGTCGCTGGTGGACGGGGGCACGGCTGCGGGGCTGAGGGCGGAGGGGCCTCTGCGCGACAGCGTCTCTTTCCGGTGGTGGATTAGCTTCCTGACGGAAGAAGGTGGGGGGCTTTGACAGGAGGTGCCCCCCAACCCCAAGCTTCCCGCAGGCCCTCTGTGGTTTGCTAGCCGCCCCAgcctcaccaccccaccccacgctGCAGGACCACGGACCACCTCCGCCTCGCTCTCCACCCGCCCCTGGGGCTCGCCGAGAGGCACCTGCCTACCCTTGCTCCTGGGAGGGGCACCCCCCCTTCAGCCCCCGCACTCACTGGAGGACGCCGCGCTGTTCCAGGCTGTACTTGCCCCCGTCCCGCATGGCTGCGTTGTGCACGGCCTCGATGGCCCGGTCGATGGCCTGGAGGACATCCTGCTCCACACCCTGGGGGGTGAGCAGATAGACAGACCCGGGTGCCAAGTGGGATATTCAACCCATACCCAGCCCCGGGCAAACCCAGGGCAGACAGGGGACCGACCAAGGGGCCTCAGCCTGGACTGCTGGGCAAGAGGACGGAGAGCGAACTAGAGCAAGGGATGGGCTTCTCAAGCGCAGCACCCAGCGCGTCGGGTGAGGGGAGCGCCCAGGCTGCCGCCTGACCGACTGGGGCCCCACTCAGGAATTCGCCCGACAGGGAGACTCTCAGCTACGAGGTCTCTGAGCACCAGGGGTCGAGAGCAAAGCCATAGCCCAGGGACCCCCAGCTCGAGGCAAGGAAGGCACACCCGGGCTACCTCCCGGCTTGGCTCAGAGCCCAGTTGAGATGCCAAGCTGGACGCCTCCAGAGTCTGGAACCGTTAAGAAATCACTGAGTCCTGTGGGTCCTTCACAAAACGAAGGTCACAGTGCAGAGCAGCCCTGCCCCCAGGGAGCCCTCTGCAGACCCTGGAAGCAAAAATGGGCCACACCGACTTCCCCTCCCATCCCTGCTGCTGGCCCTCATCTCCCCAGACTGTCCCAGGAAGCTTCCAGCCCTTCCCTGGGAAACAGGAGTTCTGTGTTTGTGGAAAAAGGAGGACACGGGAGGGGCCCGCCGCTGCCCCAGGCTCTGTGCTGCCATGCTCTGGGACCCCGCCTGGCTGGCCCACGTGGGCCGGGAGTGCCAGCTGTGGAACCGGCCACTCGTGTTCCTCCCCCTGTCCCTGGCACACACAGCCCATCGAGCTACACAGGGCACCTCACAGCTGAGGTGACCTCACTCCAGAGCAGGTCTGAGAAGCTTCTCTGATGGGGACAGAgagatggaagcagaggtcagcAAAGCCCGCCAGGTGGGATGGGGCATGCTGGAGTCAGGGGGAGCGGGACACAGAGAgatggggacagaaagagaaggCCTACATAAATAcagtcagagagacagagagagctcAGAGAAACAGGGAAGCGAAGGGAGAGGGAAACTGCAAaatgagagagagatggagacGCAGAGCGGCCACGCAGGCTGTCAGGATGACACAGGAGCTCCGCAGACTCAGGGAGcctgaggcacagaaagaaactgaggcacggagacAGAAGATGGAGCCTCTCTGTGTGCCCAGGTGCTTGGCCCCAGCGCCCCTGCCCTGTGCCCAGTGGGGGAACCCCAGAGAGGATGGGCCTAACACCCTCAGCCCCCTGCGCTCTCCCAGACACCCCTAGGTGGACAAGAATGGAGGGTCTGTGAGGAAaccccagggcccagggcccctgccctgcTCTGGTAAGACCAGATGACATCGCGAATTTATCCCGTGATCCGGTCCTGACCTGGGCTAGGAGAGGACCTTTCCTAAAGGCCGGGGACTAGCAGAGGACCGAGTGTCTGGGCAGCCCTGGTCTGGAGCCTCCAGAAGAAGCCCGTCAGCCCACCCATCCCTGGCAGCAGGGCTGCTCCCCAGCAAACAGGAACCAGAGCTGCAGCCTCTGCTGGAAGGAAGTGGGACGGCGGCCAGACCAGGGGCCAAGGAAAATTCACTTCCTTAAAATGGGAGCACCCCCACTCCAGGCTGGGCACAGGAATGGCTGGAGACCCCACTTTCAGAGAAAGTAAGTCTGGGCTCTGAGGGCACCGGGCTTGTGGGGGTGGCAACGGTGCCAGGCAGGCCAGCAGTGGTGGGGTCTTCGGCTCAAAGAAGGAacgagtatgtgtgtgtgtgggggggggaggggtctTGGGAAGAGCTTAGGGAGCAGCTGAGTGCAGGGCAGTGAAAGTGGCCGAGGTGGCCCAGGTCTGGGGGTCTCAGGGTGGGTGGCAATAGCATGGGATCCCGGGGAATCCAGAGAAGGGGCATATAAAGGGCTTGGGGTCGCAGGGATCTGAAGGAGTGGCCAGACTTTGGTGGCTCTTGAATTCTATTTAGGTGGCCCCCTGGGACCCTTGAGTCTCAGAGTCACCCTTTTGGTGGGTCTGGAGTCCTCAGAACTGGCTGTCGAGGGCCTGGTCTTCTGTGAAGGGTTCTGGCTCTTGGGGTCCCAGACTCCGAGGGCCTGGGGTCCCAGGGTCAAGTCCTCACACTCCCTGTCTTCGAGGGAGGGCCTGGGGTCGGTTCTGAGGTCCCGACGCGAGGCCCAGCCCCCGGGCCGCGGGGGCGGCGCACTCACCTGCAAGCGGCGCAGGTAGGCGGGGGGTACGTAGCCCGTCTCCCCGCTGCGCGCCCGCGCCGCCAGCCACCAGTGCGCGCTGCTGCGCTCCAGCACCAGGAAGGTCTCGCCCGCGGCGAACGCCAGCGCATTGGGCTCCGCCGAGCGGAAGGCGTACAGCGCGCGGTACATGGGGCCGGGGCGGCAGCCGGGGGCGCGAGACCCCCACGCCAGGCCGGCAGCCGCGCGCCGCGCTCGCCCCGCCCCGTGACGCCGCGCGTGCGCGCGCGCGCCCTCCGGCCGCAGCCCCGCCCCCGGAGGGGCCGGGGCACGCGCGGGGGTGCGGCGCCCTCTGGCGGCCGCTCGCGGCGGGGCGCGGAAgtccgcccccggccccgcgccggTGCCCCGCGCGGAGCTTCCCAGCCGCGCCGCCTCCGCGGCCCTGCTCCGCTCCAGCCCCCCCACCGCGGGCCGAGTCGGTGTTCCCGGCTCGTAGCCCCGCGCGGCCCGCTGCTCCGGGGAGCTGCCAGTCAGGACGGCGGCCCTGTTGCAGCATGCTGATCCGACGCTTGGTGGCTCCGCGGTGGCCACATCTCTAGGCCACCCTCGCCCCCGATGGGCAATGAGCAAGGGGGGTTGGGGGCAAAACCAGAAATCAGGTCGGGCCTTTCTTTGGGGGCCACTTCCCACATCCCACTCCATTCCACCGAAGCCCTCTGGCTTCTCCGTGCTGCTCcggcttctctctccatccccgGACCTTTGCACATTCTATCTCCTCTGCCTACTCTCCcgctccttccctcccccctcccagtcCCCACTCCTATTGGTTGGTATCACACGGCTGTGTTATTGTCTTTATAGGACTTAAAACTCCAAATATTCTTGCTTACATTTGATGCCCCACTCAGCAAACAGGAGGGCAGGTGGAGGGTGGGGTGCTGTGTGGCCAGAGCAGCACGGTTGACAGATCCACCTCTCCAGTCCACTCTGACCTCAAGGTCTTCGCAGGCCTTGGATCAGGAGGGTAGCTGATAAGAGAAGGGTCCCCAGCCTGGAGAGAGGCCCTCTGGGGGCCTTCTGTTCCTGGCCTGAGGCTGGTCCAGCCACACACTTTCCACTGGAagcctgggcccacagagcaggaggctgtgCATGTAGTTGGCCTGTTTGGGGCATAGAGGGCCTTGGGGATAAGGCACTGGAAGTTATGGGACACCAAGGACAGGAGAAAGTGGGCCGCTAGAACCAAACACCACTGCTTTTGCACTGGGCGAGTGCCCATCTCCCAAGGGTACTGGCTCTGTAGTTGAAGACCTCCTGCCACCCCTTCTCGTGCTCGTGACCCTCCTGGGAAATACTTGGGGGTTGCCTGGGCCCAGGCTGCATGAAGGATGAGACCCGTACAGCTTCTACCGAGCCCAGGGCTGTGTAGTATGGAGTGGGGACAGGTAGTATGGCCAGGGGGACACCCTACCTAGAACCCCTTCATCTTGAACCCCATCCTCCTGTGCCTGTCTGCCACAAGGCTGCCAATGGACAGGATCTTGGAAGCCACTTGAGACCCCAGCATTGGCTCTAGGACAGCTGATGTCACAACGTATGGCTAATTAGCTGCTGCCAGGAAGCCATCAAACTGGACCCACAGTGTGGAGCACTGACTGCCACTACCCTGTTCAAGTGGGACACTAGGCCAGCAGACTCGAGGGCCTGGCTGttgtttgtgtatatgtgtgtatccTTTTGGGGTGACTTTTGGGGATGGGGTTGGGATAGTGAGGACCAAGCGCTGTGGAGCCTTCCGGGGATGGAGGGGAGTGGCAAGGATTAGCCAGAAGACCCTTGCCCTCAGCTGGGCCAGGGTGGAGGCCAAGCAGGTGACACCACTTCAgagtcctgggggtgggggatgcaTTCCCTGCAAGAACAACAGTAGGACTGAGTACAATTAACAAAAAGATCTGTATTGGAACATTTACACTTGAGGAAAGAGGTATTTGCATCATCAAATGTGGAATGTTGGagaaatagttaaaataaataacGACTCCGAGGGCAGCTGGGGCTGGCTCAGGCCAGGGCTCACAGAGGCCTCTGCGGGTGCGGGTCAGCTCCAGGCTGCCGGGGCAACCTCCTGGCCACGCCAGCCTCCTCCCGACACAGCACAGCTGGGCCTGGGACAGAGAGACTCTCAGGTGCTGGTGCAGCCAGCAAGCTCACTCCCCACTCTCCTCGCTGATCTCTGTGATAATGTCTATCAGGCTCTGGAGCCCAAAGATATAGCCGGCATCCTGGCCCTCGTGCACCACGCTGTCCTCGCCGTACAGCCTGCAGGTGGTGTGTGCAAAGTCGATCATGCGCACGTCCACTGAGCTCGGGCCAACGGGCTTGTAGGCGTAGGCGCCGGCAGACTCATCGGCTGACTCCTCTGACAGGTCCTCCAAGTCCTCAGCGTCGGAATCCAGCGCCACCTCGGGCCGCTCCTTCCCATCGTAGATAACCAGCAGGGAGCTGGAGTAGAAGCGGTAGGACTCTTGTCGCTCCAAGATCGCCTTGAGCTCAGCCAGTTTCTTGAGCACAGGAGCCAGCAGCTCCCGGCGCAGGTACCGCCCATTGTGGAAGAACTGGAATAGCGCCTCCTTGAAGCCCTGCACTGACAGCTTCCGCCCATGGTACTTGTTCATGAACATGAGCTGTCCACTGCCTGCCTGGTACACCTGTGGGAGGGAGGTAGGCCAGTAGGTCAGGTGCTGAGGGTGCTCTCAGAGCCTGGACCCCAgggtggtggggagagagggCAATGAGGCAGCCCTGGATCAGTCCCTTTAATTTGTCAAAGTACACCCATCACACGTGAGCCACTGTCCTTGCCAACCCAGTATGCAGCCCCCCACCCTGGGCTCCACCACTGTGCTTGCATCTGGGCTGGTGGAGAGGGCCTACCACTGCTGCCTTCCTCTCTACTCCTGTCCACAGACTGGGGGCTCAGCCAGCCAGGCCAGCCCCAGATGGTGTCACCCAGGCATATGTGCTTTCTTTTCTAACCAGAAAATGACAGACTCACAGAGGGTCAAACCTGttgtttttaaaggaggtaccagggattgaacccaagatgttgtacatgggaatcaggtactcaaccactgagccacatcagctcccctgagctgttttttttttttcgtttttcgtttgctgtgttgttttttaggagacaccacggacagaacccaggatctcccatgtgggaaatgggcgctcaaccacttgagtcacatccgcagCCTcacttgtttttaggagatactgggggccaatcccaggaccttgtacatgggaagcagatgctcaactgtttgagctacatccactccccaaacctGGAATCTTTTGAGAAAACAGGATGATGCCCAGGGTGAGGGGGAGGCAGCCACTGGATGCCTTGGCCAGCCCCTGCCATGTGCTAGCACACCCCTCACCTGCATGCCGCACACGCGAACCCCGATGACCGCAGATGTGCTCTGCTGGCACTTGCGGATCTGGTTGGCCGCCTTCTCCTCTGAAGCATCGTCACCATGCTGGCGGGTGCCCATCTTGAGGTCCAGGACACAAGGCACCTCGTAGCGGGAGGTCAGGTTCTCCAGTAAGATAAATTCTGAGCGGTTAAGGTCAACCCTTCCATCAGGGATGCTGCTGCCAGCCAGCCAGAGAGAGCCCCATAAGTCCTATGGTTTCCTACACAGAGCCCACAGCACCTTCATCTCGTGCCAAGAACTGGCCTGAGAGCAGCCGGGGTCACACATACGCAATTCCCCGAACTCAGCCAGGGGTGAAACCAGGGTCCACAGCACACTGTCCTCAGTTACAAATAGAACATCAAATAAGTTCAGTAAATTCTGTAGTCCAAAAAGCAAACTGGAAGTACTTAATGAGTATGAacccatgaaaatatttttctaatttgtgTATTTTCCTGCCTTGTCTACTGAAAAGACCTAGAAACAATAGCCAGAAGCAATGAGTGTCCCTATAGCCCAGATTATAGTTTTGCCATTTCCCATTAAAAAGAACCACAGTTCCTTAGAATAGGGGTTGGCAAACCATGGCCCGCTGCCTGTTACAGTCCTGTAAGCTAGGATTggtggtttttacatttttaagtggttgaaaatattcaaaagaaagtaTTTCATGACAGGAAAATTATGTGAAAATCAAGTTTCAGTGAGCATAAATAAATTttcttggaacacagccacactccATTTACATTATTGTCTAcggctgctttcacactacatGGCAGAGTTGGGACAGAGACTGAATGGCCTGCAAAGGCTAAAATACTATTTGGCCCTTTATCAAAAAGGTCTGCCCACCCCTGCCTTAAAGGAATGGGTGAGTCTACATCTGGGGCAGGATATATCCATGACCCTGTGGTTGGATAAAAAATGACTCAAGTCTATTTGAAGAGGCTCCCTCTGGCCAAATATAGGACAATTTGAGGATCAGAGATAACTGCGATGGACTGAAACACATCAAACCTACTTAAATCCATGCACTCATAATGATGCTTTAGAGGATGTAAGGGAACCCATTCATTATTCTGAAGATTtcgtaaataaaggaaaataaacatttaacCTGCCTTTCCTATAGAAAGTACACCTCAGGATAACTACAGGCCTGATGAGGGAGTTTCTCTATTTAGAAAGATTCCTGctaatgaatgaaggaatgacaGAGTTAAAAATAACTCACCTAATGAAGAAATGGATCTATGGCAATGATGatccaaaagagaaagacattTAAACACTGGGCTGGTCAACAGACATGCACGTTGCCTTCTAAGGGATTCCTATCCCTCCTGCCAAGAACTGAACCTGAATCTGGTTAAGCCTTTAGATCTAATTATCAACTTACTGGAAGCAGTGGGGACAGAGCAACTTGTAAAAGGGATGCAAGGTGATATGTAAAAgggagaaaatcagcaaaatccAGATGGTGAGAAATGCTAGAAGACCCTATTTCTTTGACAAGAAAtttccaaggagaaaaaaaacggAGAGGAGTATTTAAACAGACAAACCTTTCAATCAAACATAATGTGTGACGTTCATCTGGATCCACATTCAAACAAGCCATCAATAAAAACATACTTATGAGACATCAAAAAATATACACATGAACTAGATAATTGATATTGGTTCACTTTTTAAGAAATGATCATTTAAAATATCCTTATCTTTTAGGGGTACATGCTGAGGTACACACAGATGAAATGATGTAGCTGAGACTTGCTTCGAAAACAATCCAGTGGGGAAGCTGAAttgataagagcatctgcctaccatataggaggtccagggttcaaaccccaggcctccttgacccgtgtggagctggcccatgcacagtgctgccgcacacaaggagtgccctgccacacaggggtgtcccccatgtaggggtactCCACGCACAGGGAGcacaccccgcaaggagagccttCCTGCGTGAaaaggtaggtaggtaggtaagtaatatatataaataaatcaaacAAGTAAGCACCCTCAACTCTGAGGAATTTTTCCCCTTGTGAGGAAATTACCCCACAAAAAACctatacaaattaaaaaagaaagaagcctgGTGCCTTCCCCATGCACAGCCCCTGTCCCAGTCTGCTGAATCTGGTGAACCACAACTGAAAGGTCATTCCTTTCCCAAGCCCTTGGTGCCCAGCCTGTGACATGTGAGCTCTCTATAGGACCTTGGCAGGAGTCTGAAAACAGGAACCAGCCCCTTGCCCTTTTCCTCTAGGCCGCGCTCAGGGTAAAGCCCACCTGAGGGAGggggacttggctcaatggatagagcgtccgcctaccacatgggaggtccaca
The Dasypus novemcinctus isolate mDasNov1 chromosome 26, mDasNov1.1.hap2, whole genome shotgun sequence genome window above contains:
- the IP6K2 gene encoding inositol hexakisphosphate kinase 2 isoform X2, which translates into the protein MSPAFRAMDVEPRAKGILLEPFVHQVGGHSCVLRFNETTLCKPLVPREHQFYETLPAEMRKFTPQYKGVVSVRFEEDEDRNLCLIACPLKGDHGTVDSVDNSDCEPKSKLLRWTNKKHHVLETEKSPKDWVRQHRKEEKMKSHKLEEEFEWLKKSEVLYYSVEKKGNVSSQLKHYNPWSMKCHQQQLQRMKENAKHRNQYKFILLENLTSRYEVPCVLDLKMGTRQHGDDASEEKAANQIRKCQQSTSAVIGVRVCGMQVYQAGSGQLMFMNKYHGRKLSVQGFKEALFQFFHNGRYLRRELLAPVLKKLAELKAILERQESYRFYSSSLLVIYDGKERPEVALDSDAEDLEDLSEESADESAGAYAYKPVGPSSVDVRMIDFAHTTCRLYGEDSVVHEGQDAGYIFGLQSLIDIITEISEESGE